One genomic segment of Alicycliphilus denitrificans K601 includes these proteins:
- a CDS encoding TIGR03087 family PEP-CTERM/XrtA system glycosyltransferase has product MAAASNILYLVHRLPYPPNKGDKVRSYHLLRHLQKSHRVFLGTFVDDPDDLQHLPTLRAMCSDLHVERIHVRSAKIKSLSGILTGEALTLAFYRSAGMRQWVKQTAAAHDLRACVVFSSAMAQYAQMLLPQVPMLVDFVDVDSAKWTQYAPAHRWPLSMLYRREGRHLLAYERAMAALAQRAYFVTTNETSLFLSQAPECAGRVQSMGNGVDSDFFAPHPRRESPFAAGEQAIVFTGAMDYWPNIDGVSWFVSDMLPHLVARYPQVRFYIVGRSPSPQVQALASPHVVVTGTVPDVRPYLQHANAVVAPLRVARGIQNKILEAMAMQQPVVTVTSCADAIGATAEQGVLRADASEEFVQVLQSLLESPTSVAELGRKARSYVEHACSWQAHLGTIDSCLGNAGAAHAGGAGA; this is encoded by the coding sequence ATGGCTGCTGCAAGTAATATTCTTTATTTGGTGCACAGGCTGCCGTACCCACCCAACAAGGGTGACAAGGTACGCTCGTACCATTTGCTGCGTCACCTGCAGAAGAGTCACCGCGTGTTCCTGGGGACGTTTGTAGACGACCCGGACGATTTGCAGCACCTGCCGACGCTCCGGGCCATGTGCAGCGACCTGCATGTGGAGCGCATTCATGTCCGCAGCGCCAAAATCAAAAGCCTCAGCGGGATATTGACAGGTGAAGCGCTGACGCTCGCCTTTTATCGTAGCGCTGGCATGCGGCAATGGGTGAAGCAGACGGCTGCCGCGCACGATCTGAGAGCATGTGTGGTTTTTTCTTCCGCCATGGCGCAATATGCGCAAATGCTTCTACCGCAGGTGCCCATGTTGGTGGACTTCGTGGATGTGGACTCTGCCAAATGGACCCAGTACGCCCCCGCGCACCGTTGGCCTTTGTCCATGCTGTACCGTAGGGAGGGCAGACATCTTCTCGCATACGAGCGCGCCATGGCTGCATTGGCGCAACGTGCGTATTTCGTGACGACCAACGAAACTTCCTTGTTCCTGTCGCAGGCCCCCGAATGCGCGGGACGGGTGCAGTCCATGGGCAATGGGGTGGATTCCGATTTTTTCGCGCCCCATCCTCGGCGGGAAAGCCCCTTTGCCGCAGGGGAGCAGGCCATCGTGTTCACCGGTGCCATGGACTATTGGCCCAACATAGACGGTGTGAGCTGGTTCGTGTCGGATATGTTGCCGCACCTGGTTGCGCGTTACCCGCAGGTTCGGTTCTACATCGTAGGCCGCAGTCCTTCGCCGCAGGTGCAGGCATTGGCAAGTCCGCATGTCGTCGTCACGGGCACCGTACCCGATGTGCGGCCCTATCTGCAGCATGCCAATGCGGTAGTGGCGCCATTGCGCGTCGCGCGTGGCATTCAAAACAAAATTCTCGAAGCCATGGCCATGCAGCAACCCGTGGTCACGGTCACCAGCTGCGCCGATGCCATCGGTGCCACGGCAGAGCAGGGAGTGTTGCGAGCCGATGCGTCAGAGGAGTTCGTCCAGGTCTTGCAGTCTCTGCTTGAGTCTCCAACCAGCGTTGCTGAGTTGGGGCGCAAAGCGCGCAGCTATGTGGAGCATGCCTGTAGTTGGCAGGCACACCTGGGCACCATCGATAGTTGCCTCGGCAACGCAGGTGCCGCCCATGCCGGTGGTGCCGGAGCATGA
- a CDS encoding FemAB family XrtA/PEP-CTERM system-associated protein: MELTIHRLDPNNASDTVRWDDFVRGCAQATFFHRSGWQALIREVFRHDTYFLFAESGAGGGIRGVLPLGHVKSRLFGNALVSLPFSVYGGVAALDEQAASALEREAECLAERLGVDHLELRNVQRRHADWPLQDLYVTFRKPIEPKEEANLLAIPRKQRAMVRKGIKNGLTSHIDTSVDRFFALYADNVRRHGTPALPKAYFKALLRIFGPDCEVLTVCSPDGHPISSVLSFYFRDEVLPYYAGDASAARELAANDFKYWELMRRACARGLKVFDYGRSKQNTGSYAFKKNWGFEPTPLHYEYRLYKSDSVPQNNPSNAKYRLLIAAWRRMPIQLTNWLGPKIVRNLG; encoded by the coding sequence ATGGAATTGACGATCCATCGACTGGATCCGAACAATGCTTCCGATACTGTCCGATGGGATGACTTTGTGCGTGGTTGTGCCCAGGCCACATTCTTTCACCGTTCCGGGTGGCAGGCGCTGATTCGCGAGGTTTTTCGCCACGACACCTATTTTCTCTTTGCGGAATCGGGTGCAGGTGGGGGTATCCGAGGGGTCTTGCCGCTTGGGCATGTCAAAAGTCGTCTGTTTGGAAACGCTTTGGTCAGCCTGCCATTCTCCGTGTACGGAGGTGTTGCTGCACTCGACGAGCAGGCCGCATCGGCGCTGGAGCGAGAGGCCGAGTGCCTGGCTGAGCGCCTGGGGGTGGATCATCTAGAGCTGCGCAACGTGCAGCGCCGGCATGCGGATTGGCCTTTGCAAGACCTTTATGTGACGTTTCGCAAGCCCATCGAACCTAAAGAAGAGGCCAATCTTTTGGCCATCCCGCGCAAACAGCGCGCGATGGTGCGCAAGGGCATCAAGAATGGCCTGACCTCCCACATCGACACCTCGGTGGATCGTTTCTTTGCGCTTTATGCCGACAATGTGCGTCGCCATGGGACGCCAGCCCTGCCGAAGGCCTATTTCAAAGCCTTGCTTCGCATTTTTGGACCTGATTGTGAGGTGCTCACGGTTTGTTCGCCCGATGGCCATCCCATTAGCAGCGTTTTGAGTTTTTATTTTCGTGACGAAGTGCTGCCCTACTACGCTGGGGACGCTTCAGCGGCGCGAGAGCTTGCGGCCAATGATTTCAAATATTGGGAACTGATGCGCCGTGCTTGTGCACGTGGTCTGAAAGTCTTTGACTATGGGCGCAGCAAGCAGAACACGGGCTCATACGCATTCAAGAAAAACTGGGGATTCGAGCCCACGCCTTTGCACTACGAGTACCGGCTGTACAAAAGCGACAGCGTGCCGCAGAACAACCCCTCGAATGCCAAGTATCGTCTGCTGATTGCCGCTTGGCGGCGCATGCCCATTCAGCTGACCAATTGGCTCGGGCCGAAGATTGTGCGCAACCTTGGATAA
- a CDS encoding XrtA system polysaccharide chain length determinant, whose translation MDELLGQITTAARGMWIYRRVAMLTTWLVGAIGVGVVLLMPDYYQASARVFVDTQSILRPLMTGIAVQPNIEQQVSMLSRTLINRPTVERLVRIADLDLGSQSKASTDAVVDSVTKSISIQSTGRDNLYTLSYRNPSPEKAQRVVQALLTIFVESSLGAARQDSDSARRFLDEQIKSYEAKLTEAEGRLKAFKLRNIEMQSQSGLDSAGRAAEIDNQLSQARLDLREAESARVAAGRQLEILRSQAAKSPVASAPDVQTPELDARIYAQKRNLDTLLQRYTDEHPDVVRTRFLIADLEAQKRREVEALRRKAQEGHAAPAVETNPAILELSRIYSAAEVQVASLRARVVEYESRSRRIHEQLKVAPQLEAELAQLNRDYQVNQKNYADLVARRESALMSGKLENTSNVAEFRVIDPPRVAPKPVAPNRLLLMPISLLVAIGAGLGMAFVMSQVRPVFFDGATLRQVTQLPLLGVVGQIASDESRRRESRSLMRFIMACVAFLLLYAGGMAALSIHSGVLG comes from the coding sequence ATGGATGAGCTTCTAGGTCAGATCACTACCGCTGCGCGTGGTATGTGGATCTATCGCCGGGTGGCGATGCTGACCACTTGGCTGGTGGGGGCCATCGGCGTCGGTGTGGTGCTCTTGATGCCTGATTACTATCAGGCATCGGCGCGCGTGTTCGTAGATACACAGTCCATCCTGAGGCCGCTCATGACCGGCATTGCCGTGCAGCCGAATATCGAGCAGCAGGTATCCATGCTCAGTCGTACGCTGATCAATCGTCCCACGGTGGAACGGCTGGTCCGTATTGCGGATCTTGATTTGGGTTCGCAATCCAAGGCATCGACAGATGCAGTGGTTGATTCTGTAACAAAATCCATCAGCATCCAGTCCACCGGGCGCGACAACCTCTATACGCTGTCCTATCGCAATCCAAGCCCTGAAAAGGCGCAACGGGTTGTACAGGCCCTGCTGACCATCTTTGTCGAATCAAGCCTGGGCGCTGCGCGCCAGGATTCGGATAGCGCACGTCGCTTTCTGGACGAGCAGATCAAGAGTTACGAGGCCAAGTTGACGGAGGCGGAAGGGCGTCTCAAGGCATTCAAACTGCGCAACATCGAGATGCAATCCCAGAGCGGCCTCGATTCTGCCGGGCGGGCTGCTGAAATTGACAATCAGCTGAGTCAGGCCAGGCTTGATTTGCGTGAAGCTGAAAGTGCGCGGGTGGCGGCAGGTCGCCAACTGGAGATACTGCGCTCGCAAGCGGCCAAGTCTCCGGTCGCCTCTGCGCCCGACGTGCAAACGCCCGAGCTTGACGCGCGTATCTATGCGCAAAAGCGCAATCTGGATACGCTGCTGCAGCGTTACACCGACGAACATCCTGACGTCGTCAGGACGCGTTTCTTGATTGCGGATCTCGAAGCACAGAAGCGTCGTGAAGTAGAGGCCTTGCGCCGCAAAGCGCAGGAGGGGCACGCCGCACCTGCTGTTGAGACCAATCCGGCGATTTTGGAGCTCAGTCGCATTTATTCTGCAGCAGAGGTGCAGGTGGCGTCGCTGAGGGCGCGTGTGGTCGAATACGAATCGCGCTCTCGCCGTATTCATGAGCAACTCAAAGTTGCCCCACAGTTGGAGGCGGAGTTGGCGCAGCTCAACCGTGATTACCAAGTCAATCAGAAAAATTATGCTGATTTGGTTGCGCGTCGTGAATCGGCCCTGATGTCGGGGAAATTGGAAAACACATCCAACGTGGCCGAATTCCGAGTCATCGACCCCCCTCGTGTCGCCCCCAAACCAGTCGCTCCGAATCGGCTGCTGTTAATGCCAATTTCGCTCTTGGTTGCCATTGGCGCAGGGCTGGGCATGGCATTTGTGATGAGCCAGGTCAGGCCCGTATTCTTTGATGGCGCCACCCTGCGGCAGGTGACGCAGTTGCCATTGCTGGGCGTAGTTGGGCAGATTGCCAGCGACGAGTCGCGGCGACGTGAATCGCGTAGCTTGATGCGTTTCATCATGGCATGTGTTGCATTCCTGTTGCTTTATGCGGGCGGCATGGCGGCGCTGTCCATTCATTCTGGCGTTCTGGGGTAA
- a CDS encoding XrtA-associated tyrosine autokinase — protein sequence MTSSIEKAAQRLEQLRKAGVSLAGDKGRPTEAAVQESAYLPEHAAHFAGMDSVEAQAAAHSKPGTKTVQIDLTALGASGFVTPNAPRSVTTEQYRVIKRPLLENATGKGASLVAHGNLIMVTSALPGEGKSFTAINLAMSLAMELDHTVMLVDADVTCPSVMTKLGLPPAAGLLDVLQDDKIKLSDVLLRTNVDKLTLLPAGLPHPRATELLASDAMTSLLDEMGKRYSDRIIIFDSPPLLLTTEARVLAGHMGQVVIVVQAEKTLQSQVEHALSTIESCPIKLMVLNQVRSSGLGAYGYGYGYGHGRMVGERGPATAVA from the coding sequence ATGACCAGCTCTATTGAAAAGGCGGCTCAACGGCTGGAGCAATTGCGCAAGGCGGGTGTGTCGCTGGCTGGCGACAAAGGACGGCCAACCGAAGCCGCAGTGCAGGAATCTGCGTATCTGCCTGAGCATGCGGCGCATTTTGCGGGAATGGATTCGGTCGAGGCTCAAGCAGCAGCACACTCGAAACCGGGCACGAAAACTGTGCAAATCGACCTGACGGCGCTGGGGGCCAGTGGCTTTGTGACGCCCAATGCGCCACGCTCGGTCACCACTGAGCAGTATCGCGTCATCAAACGGCCGCTCCTTGAGAATGCAACAGGTAAAGGTGCTTCCCTGGTGGCGCATGGCAATTTGATCATGGTCACCAGCGCCCTGCCGGGTGAAGGAAAAAGTTTCACAGCCATTAATTTGGCTATGAGTCTGGCGATGGAACTCGATCACACGGTCATGCTTGTAGATGCCGATGTGACATGCCCCTCGGTCATGACCAAGTTAGGCCTGCCTCCCGCCGCAGGTTTGCTGGATGTGTTGCAGGACGACAAGATCAAATTGTCTGATGTGCTTTTGCGCACCAATGTGGATAAGCTCACACTGCTGCCCGCAGGGTTGCCCCATCCACGCGCGACGGAGCTGTTGGCCAGCGATGCCATGACTTCTTTGCTAGATGAGATGGGAAAGCGCTACAGCGACCGAATCATCATCTTCGACTCACCGCCGTTACTGCTGACCACGGAGGCCCGGGTACTGGCCGGTCATATGGGGCAGGTTGTGATCGTGGTTCAGGCAGAAAAAACGCTCCAATCACAAGTCGAGCACGCGTTGTCTACCATCGAGTCGTGCCCCATCAAACTTATGGTGCTCAACCAGGTGCGTAGCAGTGGTCTGGGCGCTTATGGCTACGGCTATGGTTATGGCCACGGACGGATGGTGGGAGAGCGTGGGCCGGCCACTGCTGTGGCATGA
- a CDS encoding XrtA system polysaccharide deacetylase, which yields MHDPGPITNALTIDVEDYFQVSAFAPYIKRSEWDSRECRVERNVDRILALLDDRGVRATFFTLGWIAERYPAMVRRIVDGGHELASHGYGHERASDLSEADFFNDVHRAKALLEDIGGMLVLGYRAPSFSIGSANMWALDTLLRAGYRYSSSIYPIRHDHYGMPDAPRFSHQIRQGLIEIPPTTLRIFNHNLPSSGGGYFRLLPYSLSHWMLRHVNTQDHSPAVFYFHPWEIDVRQPRIQGISLRTRFRHYVNIGRMEKRLGLLLQDFCWGRMDHVFLPRHAPEVSLV from the coding sequence ATGCACGATCCCGGTCCCATTACCAACGCGCTGACCATCGACGTAGAGGACTATTTTCAGGTCTCGGCCTTTGCGCCATATATCAAGCGCAGCGAATGGGATTCGCGTGAATGCCGTGTGGAGCGCAACGTGGATCGTATATTGGCCCTGTTGGACGATAGAGGCGTCCGGGCGACCTTCTTCACGTTGGGCTGGATCGCCGAACGGTACCCTGCAATGGTGCGCCGCATCGTGGATGGCGGGCATGAGCTTGCCAGCCATGGGTATGGGCATGAGCGTGCAAGTGACCTGTCGGAGGCCGACTTCTTCAATGACGTTCACCGCGCCAAAGCATTGCTCGAAGATATCGGTGGCATGTTGGTCTTGGGGTACCGTGCTCCTAGCTTTTCCATCGGCTCTGCCAATATGTGGGCACTCGATACATTGCTGCGCGCTGGGTACCGCTACAGCTCCAGCATCTATCCCATACGGCATGATCACTATGGAATGCCGGATGCGCCACGCTTCAGCCACCAGATCCGTCAGGGCCTGATCGAAATACCGCCGACCACATTGCGCATCTTCAACCATAATCTGCCATCGAGCGGTGGCGGCTACTTCCGCCTTCTTCCATACTCGTTGTCGCACTGGATGCTGCGTCATGTTAATACCCAGGATCACTCACCTGCAGTTTTTTACTTCCATCCATGGGAGATCGATGTCCGGCAGCCGCGCATTCAAGGCATCAGCCTCAGGACACGTTTCAGGCACTACGTGAACATAGGCCGTATGGAGAAAAGGCTGGGGCTGCTGCTGCAGGATTTTTGTTGGGGGCGAATGGATCACGTTTTTCTACCCCGGCATGCACCGGAGGTCTCTCTTGTCTGA
- a CDS encoding TIGR03016 family PEP-CTERM system-associated outer membrane protein, translating to MHLQYCRIASTHVAGRAVWALAAASALSPGIALAQVPDVSTAEPPGFAPVQSPVVPTEPTDAIVKRRDNAPADSRQSGVWLEPRITVQHTVTNNARLDATHISDQVTEVNPGFRLVSDTARINGFVDYSLRTAHYARGTVSDQVWHNLNAKGTAEAIENRVFVDVAGVVALQPISAFGAPGVDSPANPNMAQTSSFRVSPYLKGSFGSNVDYEARYSVQDTRSDAENRASVTVQGWLLHLGSKPDGHTIIGWALDAMQEDAEFSTGRNIDTTTLRARMSYLASPQLLLVGIGGVESTNQLSPTHKSHGIVGFGADWRPSNKTRLFLERESRYFGEAHKVNFEYRTSRTIWSYTDRKGIFAGLGAQSSASMGSLFDLLDSFYARTEPNAIRRTQLVLAEIERRGLPADMQVFPDFLTSSSTLQRLQELSVALLGQRSTFTLAVLRSDTRLLDGTLQLGDDFDANTRIRQRGWRLMVGHRLTPNASINASLGEMHSVGSVPGLETRVRPLILGWNTLVARRTNVGIQLRRVLSDGSVTRYNESAIMGFITHRF from the coding sequence ATGCACCTGCAGTACTGTCGTATAGCAAGTACTCACGTTGCTGGCCGGGCTGTGTGGGCGCTGGCGGCAGCATCGGCACTCTCACCTGGCATTGCCTTGGCGCAGGTGCCTGATGTTTCCACGGCGGAGCCGCCTGGCTTTGCCCCCGTACAGTCACCCGTTGTTCCCACGGAACCGACGGACGCCATAGTAAAGCGGCGAGACAATGCCCCGGCTGACTCGCGTCAATCAGGGGTGTGGCTGGAACCACGCATCACGGTGCAGCATACGGTCACCAACAATGCACGGCTTGATGCGACGCATATCAGTGACCAAGTGACTGAGGTAAATCCAGGATTTCGGTTGGTGAGTGATACGGCTCGTATCAACGGCTTTGTCGATTATTCTCTGCGAACCGCACATTACGCCCGTGGCACGGTTTCTGACCAAGTCTGGCACAACCTTAATGCCAAGGGAACTGCTGAGGCGATTGAGAACCGGGTTTTTGTCGATGTGGCAGGTGTCGTTGCGTTGCAGCCAATTTCGGCATTCGGCGCGCCTGGCGTTGATTCGCCCGCAAATCCAAATATGGCGCAGACGTCAAGCTTTCGGGTATCGCCATACCTGAAGGGTAGTTTTGGAAGTAATGTCGATTACGAGGCGCGCTATAGCGTGCAAGATACGCGTTCTGATGCGGAAAATCGTGCCAGTGTTACGGTGCAGGGTTGGCTTCTGCATCTCGGAAGTAAACCGGATGGTCACACTATTATTGGGTGGGCATTGGATGCAATGCAGGAGGACGCTGAATTTTCCACTGGAAGAAATATAGATACAACCACGCTGCGCGCGCGCATGAGTTATCTGGCTTCTCCGCAGTTGCTTCTTGTTGGTATTGGCGGGGTCGAATCCACCAATCAGCTGTCACCAACGCACAAATCTCATGGTATCGTGGGGTTTGGCGCCGATTGGCGGCCATCCAATAAAACCCGACTGTTTCTTGAGCGCGAGAGTCGTTACTTTGGTGAGGCTCATAAAGTCAATTTTGAATATCGCACTTCGCGTACCATCTGGAGCTACACGGATCGCAAGGGTATATTCGCTGGGCTGGGCGCCCAATCTTCGGCATCAATGGGGTCGTTGTTTGATCTACTTGACAGCTTTTATGCGCGGACCGAACCGAATGCGATTCGACGTACGCAGCTCGTCTTGGCAGAAATTGAGCGTAGGGGGCTTCCTGCAGATATGCAGGTTTTCCCAGATTTTCTGACATCATCGAGCACGCTGCAGCGGTTGCAAGAACTATCTGTGGCGCTCTTAGGTCAGCGGAGTACATTCACTCTAGCGGTCCTGCGTTCTGATACTCGCTTGCTGGATGGAACGCTTCAACTTGGGGATGACTTTGATGCCAATACGCGGATTCGTCAGCGCGGCTGGCGTCTGATGGTCGGCCATCGACTCACGCCAAATGCATCTATCAATGCAAGTCTTGGTGAAATGCATAGCGTGGGATCGGTCCCTGGGTTGGAAACCCGAGTACGTCCGCTCATATTAGGATGGAATACCCTTGTAGCACGGCGTACGAATGTCGGAATTCAGCTGCGTCGTGTATTGTCTGATGGGAGTGTCACTCGATATAATGAGTCGGCCATCATGGGGTTCATTACACATCGGTTTTGA
- a CDS encoding mannose-1-phosphate guanylyltransferase/mannose-6-phosphate isomerase produces the protein MLIQPVVLSGGSGTRLWPLSREKYPKQLLALMGEDSLLQATLRRFNGVSGADSAPPLVVCNDEYRFVVAEQLRLIGRLGRIVLEPVGRNTAPALTLAALAAQSGGEDPVLLIMPADHVVTQLAAFQEGVRHAARLAQDGAIVTFGITPDRPETGYGYIQAGAAVDEDGARAIARFVEKPDRATAEGYLQAGDYLWNSGLFVLRASVWLKALALCRPDILEACEAAWKGGASDLSFWRVNAEAFAACPSDSIDYAVMERLAGAQSVAGLPRGVVLPLSAGWSDVGAWDALWQILPKDADGNVVQGRTLMQDSSNTLALSSGRLLACVGVQGLVVVETPDAVLVADQRHTQDVKKIVDRLKRDGGTEGVLHRKVYRPWGWYDGVDGGERFQVKRIMVKPGGKLSLQMHHHRAEHWVVVRGTARVTKGEEVFLLTENQSTYIPLGVTHRLENPGHVDLEMIEVQSGSYLGEDDIVRFEDYYGR, from the coding sequence ATGTTGATTCAGCCGGTGGTTTTGTCGGGCGGCTCGGGCACACGCCTGTGGCCCCTGTCGCGAGAGAAATATCCCAAGCAGCTACTGGCGCTGATGGGCGAGGACTCCCTTCTGCAGGCAACACTGCGGCGGTTCAACGGGGTGAGCGGAGCAGACAGCGCGCCGCCGCTGGTGGTGTGCAACGATGAGTACCGCTTCGTGGTTGCGGAGCAATTGCGTCTGATCGGCAGGCTCGGGCGTATCGTTCTGGAGCCTGTGGGGCGCAATACCGCGCCGGCATTGACGCTTGCCGCGCTGGCTGCGCAGTCTGGCGGGGAAGACCCGGTGCTGCTGATCATGCCGGCCGATCACGTCGTAACCCAGCTCGCGGCATTCCAAGAGGGCGTGCGCCATGCCGCGCGACTGGCACAGGACGGCGCCATCGTCACTTTCGGCATCACCCCTGACCGGCCCGAAACCGGTTACGGATACATCCAGGCCGGTGCTGCGGTCGATGAGGATGGAGCGCGCGCCATTGCGCGCTTCGTTGAAAAGCCCGATCGCGCCACGGCGGAGGGTTATTTGCAGGCGGGCGACTATCTCTGGAACAGTGGTTTGTTCGTGCTGCGGGCCTCCGTCTGGCTCAAGGCATTGGCGCTGTGCCGGCCCGATATTCTGGAAGCATGCGAAGCCGCGTGGAAAGGCGGTGCGTCCGACTTGTCGTTTTGGCGTGTGAATGCGGAGGCGTTTGCCGCCTGCCCGAGCGACTCCATCGACTACGCCGTGATGGAGCGTCTGGCTGGTGCGCAATCGGTGGCAGGGCTGCCGCGCGGCGTGGTGCTGCCGTTGTCTGCAGGATGGTCCGATGTGGGGGCTTGGGACGCGCTCTGGCAGATCTTGCCCAAGGACGCCGATGGCAACGTGGTGCAGGGCAGAACCCTCATGCAGGACAGCAGTAATACCTTGGCGCTGTCCTCGGGGCGCTTGCTGGCTTGCGTCGGCGTTCAAGGGCTGGTTGTCGTGGAAACCCCCGACGCGGTCTTGGTGGCAGATCAACGGCACACCCAGGATGTGAAAAAGATCGTTGATCGCCTGAAACGCGATGGCGGTACGGAGGGGGTACTGCACCGCAAGGTTTACCGCCCCTGGGGCTGGTACGACGGGGTCGATGGCGGAGAGCGCTTCCAGGTCAAGCGCATCATGGTCAAGCCTGGAGGCAAGCTGTCGCTGCAGATGCACCATCACCGCGCAGAGCACTGGGTCGTAGTGCGCGGCACCGCCCGCGTGACCAAGGGCGAGGAGGTCTTTTTGTTGACGGAGAACCAGTCGACCTACATCCCCCTGGGCGTGACGCACCGCCTAGAGAACCCTGGTCATGTCGACCTAGAGATGATCGAGGTGCAGTCCGGTTCGTATCTGGGCGAGGACGATATCGTGCGATTCGAAGACTATTACGGGAGGTGA
- a CDS encoding XrtA/PEP-CTERM system exopolysaccharide export protein yields the protein MHKNVSRLLGSMVRVLAMAGVAVAMVGCGAMRGGDYPAAPAQAATPDYNYVVGPGDTLNIIVWRNPELSQVVPVRPDGQVSTPLIDGLVAQGKTSAQIARDVEKELGKYVRDPVVTVIVTNFVGPYSEQIRVVGEAAKPQFLPYKQKMTVLDVMIAAGGLTDFADGNRATLVRSAEGNKRYKVRLDDLIKRGDIGANVDVLPGDILIIPQGWF from the coding sequence ATGCACAAAAACGTTTCGAGGCTCCTTGGTTCAATGGTTCGTGTCCTGGCAATGGCCGGTGTCGCCGTGGCAATGGTGGGTTGCGGTGCCATGAGAGGTGGGGACTACCCGGCCGCACCCGCCCAGGCGGCCACTCCGGATTACAACTACGTCGTGGGGCCTGGCGATACGCTGAACATCATCGTCTGGCGCAATCCTGAACTGTCGCAGGTCGTTCCCGTGCGCCCAGATGGTCAGGTGTCCACACCACTAATCGATGGGCTTGTAGCGCAAGGCAAAACCTCCGCCCAGATTGCCCGGGATGTGGAAAAGGAACTGGGCAAGTACGTGCGGGATCCGGTCGTTACCGTGATCGTGACTAATTTCGTTGGACCGTATAGCGAACAGATCCGCGTGGTAGGTGAGGCAGCCAAGCCGCAGTTCTTGCCCTACAAGCAAAAAATGACGGTTCTGGATGTCATGATCGCAGCTGGCGGGTTGACCGATTTTGCCGATGGCAACCGTGCCACGCTGGTGCGCTCGGCCGAGGGCAACAAACGCTATAAGGTGCGCCTCGATGATCTGATCAAGCGTGGAGATATCGGCGCCAACGTGGACGTGCTTCCCGGAGACATTCTCATCATCCCCCAAGGGTGGTTCTGA
- a CDS encoding XrtA/PEP-CTERM system-associated ATPase, whose product MYEAFYGLTSKPFQLNPDPGFYFSSKQHQRARAYLEYGVMCCEGFIVITGEVGAGKTTIVRGLLDSLDPDTVVAAHLVSTQLGADDTLRLVGAAFGVRVHGVPKGDLLLALEAFFVAQTLKGKRCLLIVDEAQNLQPQAVEELRMLSNFQNGQDALLQTFLVGQPEFREILQSPGMLQLRQRVIATCHLGPLDSEETREYILHRLKCAGASDKPTFDSEIFEGIYRFTAGIPRRINTLMDRVLLQGFLTDKIHIDLELLNEIIHEIQSEMNVPPKVAHPWESPLRTATRGALPYDDSELADLSLDDELASGLSSNLANITAEQLSAHLLRIERSVLRQERVNLEILMNLQKLVAAARRSHPDSAAG is encoded by the coding sequence ATGTATGAAGCTTTTTATGGGTTAACCAGCAAACCCTTCCAGCTCAATCCCGATCCAGGCTTCTATTTCAGCAGCAAGCAGCATCAGCGCGCCCGGGCCTATCTGGAATACGGTGTCATGTGCTGCGAAGGTTTCATCGTCATCACGGGAGAGGTCGGCGCAGGGAAGACCACGATTGTGCGCGGCCTGCTCGACAGTTTGGACCCTGACACCGTCGTGGCTGCGCATCTGGTGAGTACGCAACTAGGTGCGGACGATACGCTGCGCTTGGTAGGCGCCGCGTTCGGTGTTCGCGTGCATGGGGTGCCCAAGGGGGATTTGCTGCTAGCGCTTGAGGCGTTTTTTGTCGCTCAGACGTTGAAGGGAAAGCGCTGCCTGCTGATCGTCGATGAGGCGCAGAACCTGCAACCGCAGGCAGTGGAAGAGTTGCGCATGCTGTCCAATTTTCAAAATGGACAGGATGCTTTGTTACAGACGTTTCTTGTAGGGCAACCCGAGTTCCGTGAGATTCTGCAGAGCCCTGGCATGTTGCAACTGCGGCAGCGAGTCATTGCCACCTGCCACCTCGGACCACTGGATTCTGAAGAAACCCGGGAGTACATACTGCATCGCCTGAAGTGTGCTGGAGCGAGCGACAAGCCCACTTTCGATTCTGAAATCTTCGAGGGAATATATCGTTTTACTGCGGGTATTCCTCGGCGTATCAATACCTTGATGGATCGTGTTTTGCTGCAAGGCTTTCTTACCGACAAGATCCATATAGATCTTGAGCTGCTCAATGAGATCATTCACGAGATCCAATCCGAAATGAATGTGCCGCCGAAAGTGGCGCATCCCTGGGAGTCGCCACTACGAACGGCAACACGCGGAGCGCTTCCATATGACGACTCGGAGTTGGCGGACTTGAGTCTTGATGATGAATTGGCCAGTGGACTATCAAGCAACCTTGCGAACATAACTGCGGAGCAGCTGAGCGCGCATCTTTTGCGTATTGAGCGCAGCGTGCTGCGCCAAGAGCGGGTGAACTTGGAGATCCTGATGAACTTGCAGAAGCTGGTGGCTGCAGCGCGGCGATCCCATCCGGATAGCGCGGCTGGTTAG